One genomic segment of Pelagerythrobacter marensis includes these proteins:
- the gatC gene encoding Asp-tRNA(Asn)/Glu-tRNA(Gln) amidotransferase subunit GatC — protein MSVDQTTVAKIASLARIKMSDEELARMAPELSQILDWVEQLGEVDTSQVEPMTAVIPNTLRLRADEIDPDPLTGGNRRDDVLANAPAAEHGFFGVPKVIE, from the coding sequence ATGTCCGTCGACCAGACCACCGTGGCGAAAATCGCCTCGCTGGCCCGCATCAAGATGAGTGACGAGGAACTCGCGCGCATGGCGCCCGAACTGTCGCAGATTCTCGACTGGGTCGAACAGCTTGGCGAAGTCGATACTTCGCAGGTCGAACCGATGACCGCCGTCATCCCCAACACCCTGCGCCTGCGCGCCGACGAGATCGATCCCGATCCGCTGACCGGCGGCAATCGGCGCGACGATGTTCTGGCCAATGCCCCTGCGGCGGAACACGGTTTCTTCGGCGTACCGAAGGTGATCGAGTAG
- a CDS encoding ATP12 family chaperone protein — protein MKRFYREVSVEPHAGGWRVALDGRAIKTALGAPQIVPIQALADALAAEWERQGETIDPADFVLRDLADYAIDVIAPDRAAAIAGILAFGETDTLCYRADPDEPLYRRQHEVWEPLVTALEAREGVRLDRISGVIHRAQPPATLAALRARLERTDDFTLAGVQAMASLAASLCIALAALQDDADAGALWNAANLEEDWQAELWGHDEEAATRRDQRRARFLTASTFTTLVGRSDVS, from the coding sequence ATGAAGCGATTTTATCGCGAAGTTTCGGTCGAACCTCACGCGGGCGGCTGGCGAGTCGCGCTGGATGGGCGCGCGATCAAGACGGCACTGGGCGCGCCGCAGATCGTACCAATCCAGGCCCTGGCCGATGCTCTGGCCGCAGAATGGGAACGGCAGGGGGAAACGATCGACCCGGCCGATTTCGTTCTGCGCGACCTTGCCGACTATGCGATCGACGTGATCGCCCCGGATCGCGCAGCCGCGATTGCCGGAATCCTGGCGTTCGGGGAAACCGATACGCTATGCTATCGCGCCGATCCCGACGAACCGCTCTATCGCCGCCAGCATGAAGTGTGGGAACCGCTGGTGACCGCGCTGGAGGCGCGCGAAGGGGTGCGGCTGGATCGCATCAGTGGAGTCATTCACCGCGCGCAGCCACCGGCCACGCTTGCCGCCTTGCGCGCCCGGCTGGAACGCACCGATGATTTCACGCTCGCCGGGGTGCAGGCAATGGCCTCGCTCGCCGCATCGCTCTGCATTGCGCTGGCCGCGCTGCAGGACGATGCGGATGCCGGGGCGCTGTGGAACGCCGCGAACCTGGAAGAGGACTGGCAGGCCGAGCTGTGGGGCCACGATGAAGAAGCCGCCACCCGCCGCGACCAACGCCGCGCCCGGTTCCTGACAGCAAGCACGTTCACGACACTCGTTGGGCGCTCAGACGTTTCCTGA
- a CDS encoding FKBP-type peptidyl-prolyl cis-trans isomerase, whose protein sequence is MTEVTRVPIQPIAKGSLTRLWLGIIVAILIAGGLAWAAVPQGVSVEVIEAGEGANPAADDVVLVNYTGKLADGTVFDEGQATPLPLEGMIEGFREGAVKMQKGGKYLIEIPADKAYGDEEKVNPMTGEVAIPAGSDLVFEIELLDFMPFEQFQQQMQAMQQMMEAQQQGGAGGAPQPGQ, encoded by the coding sequence ATGACCGAAGTAACCCGCGTGCCGATCCAGCCCATTGCCAAGGGCAGCCTGACCCGGTTGTGGCTGGGCATTATCGTCGCGATCCTGATCGCGGGCGGACTGGCCTGGGCCGCCGTACCGCAAGGCGTGTCGGTCGAGGTGATCGAGGCAGGCGAAGGCGCGAACCCGGCGGCGGACGACGTCGTGCTGGTCAATTACACCGGCAAGCTGGCCGATGGCACCGTGTTCGACGAAGGGCAGGCCACGCCGCTGCCGCTGGAAGGGATGATCGAAGGTTTCCGCGAAGGCGCGGTCAAGATGCAGAAGGGCGGCAAGTATCTGATCGAGATCCCGGCGGACAAGGCCTATGGCGACGAGGAGAAGGTCAATCCGATGACCGGCGAAGTCGCCATCCCCGCCGGCAGCGATCTGGTGTTCGAGATCGAACTGCTCGATTTCATGCCGTTCGAACAGTTCCAGCAGCAGATGCAGGCGATGCAGCAGATGATGGAAGCGCAGCAACAGGGCGGAGCCGGCGGCGCGCCCCAGCCGGGCCAGTAA
- a CDS encoding HAD-IA family hydrolase, producing the protein MTVRLAVFDCDGTLVDGQAPICDSMEKAFASTGLPAPDRHDVRRIVGLSLPQAVRLLAPDAEEHLQRHAVEAYKEAFRTCRLEGSLEEPLFEGIAETITGLAARGWTLGVATGKSDRGLTSCLAAHGLTERFVTLQTADRHPSKPHPAMLEAALFEAGALAGDAVMIGDTTFDMEMARAAGVRAIGVAWGYHTEDELREAGAVDVAFSPAELGDLLP; encoded by the coding sequence ATGACCGTTCGCCTGGCAGTGTTCGATTGCGACGGCACGCTCGTCGACGGGCAGGCGCCGATCTGCGATTCGATGGAGAAGGCTTTCGCCAGCACCGGCCTGCCCGCACCCGACCGGCATGACGTTCGCCGGATCGTGGGCCTCAGCCTGCCCCAGGCCGTTCGCCTGCTGGCCCCCGATGCCGAGGAACACCTCCAGCGCCACGCGGTGGAAGCTTACAAGGAAGCCTTCCGCACCTGCCGGCTGGAAGGTTCGCTGGAAGAGCCGCTGTTTGAAGGTATCGCCGAAACGATCACCGGTCTCGCCGCGCGCGGTTGGACGCTGGGCGTCGCCACCGGCAAATCCGACCGCGGGCTGACCAGCTGCCTCGCGGCACACGGCCTGACCGAGCGCTTCGTCACGCTCCAGACCGCCGACCGCCACCCGTCCAAACCCCATCCGGCGATGCTGGAAGCGGCCCTGTTCGAAGCCGGCGCGCTGGCCGGCGACGCCGTGATGATCGGGGACACCACGTTCGACATGGAAATGGCGCGCGCCGCGGGCGTACGCGCGATTGGCGTGGCCTGGGGCTATCACACCGAAGACGAACTGCGCGAGGCGGGGGCCGTCGATGTCGCCTTCAGCCCCGCCGAACTGGGGGACCTGCTGCCATGA
- the crcB gene encoding fluoride efflux transporter CrcB encodes MTSVSPIAASLYVFAGGGAGAILRYQTGRLLTHLLGPQAVTAFPWATLAVNVIGGCAMGLLAGWLARHGGAAGEQWRLLAGVGLLGGFTTFSAFSLELMLLVERGQPWLAASYALISVLAGLTALYIGLIAMRIAA; translated from the coding sequence ATGACAAGCGTTTCACCGATCGCGGCCAGCCTCTATGTCTTCGCCGGGGGCGGCGCAGGGGCGATCCTGCGTTACCAGACCGGGCGGTTGCTGACCCACCTGCTCGGCCCGCAGGCGGTCACCGCCTTCCCCTGGGCGACACTGGCGGTCAATGTGATCGGCGGCTGCGCCATGGGGCTGCTCGCCGGATGGCTGGCGCGCCACGGGGGCGCGGCGGGCGAACAGTGGCGCCTGCTCGCCGGGGTCGGCCTGCTCGGCGGCTTCACCACCTTTTCCGCCTTCAGCCTGGAACTGATGCTGCTGGTCGAGCGGGGACAGCCCTGGCTCGCCGCCAGCTATGCCCTGATCTCCGTGCTTGCAGGGCTGACCGCGCTCTATATCGGCCTCATCGCCATGCGGATCGCGGCATGA
- the rpsU gene encoding 30S ribosomal protein S21, with translation MQIIVRDNNVDQALRALKKKLQREGVYREMKLRRHYEKPSEKRAREKAAAVRRARKLERKRAERDGAK, from the coding sequence ATGCAGATCATCGTTCGCGATAACAATGTCGACCAGGCCCTGCGCGCGCTCAAGAAGAAGCTGCAGCGTGAAGGCGTGTATCGCGAAATGAAGCTGCGCCGCCACTATGAAAAGCCCAGCGAAAAGCGGGCGCGCGAAAAGGCCGCCGCCGTGCGCCGCGCGCGCAAGCTGGAACGCAAGCGGGCCGAACGTGACGGCGCCAAGTAA
- a CDS encoding ABC-type transport auxiliary lipoprotein family protein, whose protein sequence is MRATVRTFPALAALAALAGCVSFGSEPPESLLTLTPTAEAPAGSGAAGHAAGSLAILVPDAPARLDVVRVPVQVSDASLAYLKDAVWVDKPARLFRTLLAETIRTRTARVVIDSDDPALTPKTQLRGVLRDFGYDASTSSVIVRFDAIRDTSDQGIETRRFESIIPGIAPEAAEVGPALNRAANDVAGQVADWVG, encoded by the coding sequence ATGCGCGCGACAGTCAGGACTTTTCCGGCGCTTGCGGCACTTGCCGCGCTGGCCGGTTGCGTCAGTTTCGGCAGCGAGCCGCCCGAAAGCCTGCTGACGCTGACCCCGACGGCAGAGGCGCCGGCGGGATCGGGTGCTGCGGGCCATGCCGCCGGTTCGCTGGCAATCCTGGTTCCCGACGCGCCTGCACGGCTGGATGTCGTGCGCGTGCCGGTACAGGTGAGCGATGCCAGCCTCGCCTATCTGAAAGATGCGGTGTGGGTGGATAAGCCCGCGCGGCTGTTCCGCACCCTGCTGGCTGAAACGATCCGCACCCGCACCGCGCGGGTGGTGATCGATTCGGATGATCCGGCGCTGACCCCGAAAACCCAGTTGCGCGGGGTCCTGCGCGATTTCGGATACGATGCGTCGACTTCTTCCGTGATCGTGCGCTTCGATGCGATCCGCGACACCAGCGATCAGGGAATCGAAACCCGCCGTTTCGAAAGCATTATCCCCGGCATTGCCCCCGAAGCCGCCGAAGTCGGCCCCGCACTCAACCGTGCAGCCAACGACGTCGCCGGCCAGGTCGCGGACTGGGTGGGCTAG
- a CDS encoding RluA family pseudouridine synthase produces MSAPTGPDQHRVRQFTVEPDDEGIRLDRWFKRHLPQIGFATISKWARTGQIRIDGGRARPEDRLAAGQTVRVPPGGEAPHRKPREKRALTPAEVAEAHAMVITETKSAIVLNKPPGLATQGGSKTHHHVDGLLDAFAPDEETPRPRLVHRLDKDTSGVLLIARTPGSASAYSKRFAGRSAKKVYWALVVGVPDVAEGTIEAALAKQPGTGGEKMHVDEEGGQRAVTRYRVVDKAGKKAAWVELEPLTGRTHQLRVHMAAIGHPIVGDGKYGGQEAFLTGSVSRKMHLHARRLIIDQPASGGKPGGKLDVTADLPEHFAASMEQLGFDLTLSTAEPLRESPPERSRAEKKQAARQHAKQYRKGRRGERRQRGAATPAKAKGPGGPKGKRK; encoded by the coding sequence ATGAGCGCGCCGACCGGTCCCGACCAGCACAGGGTCCGCCAGTTCACCGTCGAACCCGACGACGAGGGCATCCGGCTTGACCGATGGTTCAAACGGCACCTGCCCCAGATCGGCTTTGCCACGATTTCCAAATGGGCGCGCACCGGGCAGATCCGGATCGATGGCGGCCGCGCCCGGCCCGAAGATCGCCTGGCCGCCGGGCAGACCGTCCGCGTACCCCCGGGTGGCGAGGCCCCGCATCGCAAGCCGCGGGAAAAACGCGCACTGACCCCGGCGGAGGTCGCGGAAGCGCATGCGATGGTGATCACCGAAACCAAATCGGCGATCGTGCTCAACAAGCCACCCGGCCTCGCGACGCAGGGCGGCAGCAAGACGCACCACCATGTCGATGGCCTGCTGGATGCCTTCGCACCCGATGAAGAAACGCCCCGCCCGCGCCTGGTCCACCGGCTGGACAAGGACACCAGCGGCGTTCTGCTGATCGCACGCACCCCCGGCAGCGCGTCTGCCTATTCCAAGCGTTTCGCGGGTCGCAGCGCGAAGAAGGTTTACTGGGCCCTGGTGGTCGGCGTTCCCGATGTCGCCGAGGGGACGATCGAAGCCGCGCTGGCCAAACAGCCGGGCACCGGCGGCGAGAAGATGCATGTCGACGAAGAAGGCGGCCAGCGCGCCGTCACCCGCTATCGCGTGGTCGACAAGGCGGGCAAGAAGGCGGCCTGGGTGGAGCTGGAACCGCTGACCGGCCGCACCCACCAGTTGCGCGTGCACATGGCCGCGATCGGCCATCCCATCGTGGGCGACGGCAAGTATGGCGGGCAGGAAGCGTTCCTGACCGGCAGCGTCAGCCGCAAGATGCACCTGCACGCGCGCCGCCTGATCATCGACCAGCCCGCCAGCGGTGGGAAACCCGGCGGCAAGCTGGACGTGACCGCCGACTTGCCCGAACATTTCGCCGCCAGCATGGAACAGCTCGGGTTCGACCTGACCCTGAGCACGGCGGAGCCGCTGCGCGAATCCCCACCGGAACGCTCGCGCGCGGAAAAGAAGCAGGCCGCGCGCCAGCACGCCAAGCAATACCGCAAGGGGCGGCGCGGCGAACGGCGGCAACGCGGCGCAGCAACGCCCGCGAAGGCGAAAGGACCGGGTGGACCGAAAGGCAAACGCAAATGA